tctttgtagattGATGTGAAATTGGTGGATCGAATCAACACATCAGGGCATACTATCCAGATTACttcggtaaattttattgtGCATCTTAaggtttatatgacatgtatagggtttAATTGAAAGGAAGTgaggtgttataaacttagttatcaacatttttcactaaaatagttttggatagcagcagtagttcgactttgaaaattcaccaaaaattatagaaatcgaattagaggttgaataaaatattaaattaaagcttattgagtctagttttacatagaagaaacggtgtaagcaaaagaatttcatattatgagatatttaaatttttatgagacAGAGTGAGagtgatttcggaatcccctgttctgattttggaaaatccttaaaaattgtataagaataattatgcattagaatttatatgtttaaaattattaatgagtctattttcaatagaaacaaacaggaacatcatctgaatcccgtacgaggagataattaatttttagtgaagaagggttgaaactgtcagacaacagaacatggatgaatttaaagaataaactttACTTATTGattaaaccataaattttgaaaattttatggtaagaagatatgtgaatctagtttcagagaaatttagcggatcttaattcgaagttctgtagctcaagatataaataatttaatgacgaTGACTTGAGTGGACAGCTTTAATATGATCATAAGTAAATAGTAGAATTATGTGCAATTATTctgtaaacttcggtaatgcctcttaacctaTTTCGGCTACTGTTacgagttaagggtgttacaactaaaattaaccaattcaaaaattacataaattgaaattgatcaaattaaagtatatggactaaatccataacttttataaagtatagggactaatattagaatttaactttttagtTTCTCTTGGGtacaaatgaaaatgataagaaCCAAACACATGAAAAAAGTAATTGTAATTTGTGTATTCTAAGATGGCGACtcctttttctttgaaagaCGTGAAGTTTGGATTTCTTTGTCTCCAAGAATGGGATTATCTTCAAACATaaaaatgtttgtttatttgCAAGTtgagacataaattaaataatatttcagGTGGGTTTGAATTGAGAATTGGTTGTAAGTGTAGtggatttaatttattttttatctcacATTACAGTATtattacagtatctaatctcactatcactattatttttacactaagCACCAACCACCTAAACCCACCCTCCATTCACTTTTACTTTCACAGTCCCGGATTTCTCAATCCGCCAAATAGTATATGGACCTTTTTATAAAAGGTGacctattttaaataaataaaaaacaattatacCAACAAAAACACCCACTTTTGCGGTTCTCAACGTCCTCGCTAACGTTTTGTCCAGACTGTATCTCAcctctattatttatatttttatatatcaaagAGGACAATACGTATTGCATTAGCTATCCTCTCTGTTCATTCGTTTGTTTCTTAAAAGAAAACGAAACTGAAGCTGAAACTGAAACTTCAACTGATTCTgtaaaaagtaaacaaaaatccAAATACAGTTCAGTGGTTACTGACTAAAGATTCTTGAGTATTGCTTTCTTCTCCAATTCTCAACCTCGAACTTATCTACGACATCAAAGCTTTGGTCTCTCTATATATAAACATTCACTTTCTTCCACGATCAAATTGTCAGTCACACCAAACCAAAGAGGGGGATCGAAATGGGGTGGAAAGGAATTCTGGGTTTTGATTATGGAATAGTTTTAGCACCTATGGGCCATGATATTGCTGGACCTGAGCTCGTAGCTGCTGTTGCAAACGCTGGTGCCCTTGCCCTTCTTCATGCTCCTGAATGGGTACTCAAAATTCccagtttttttcttttttatgtttgagcCAATAGGGTCTTCAATTTTGAGTTTGTATTTACTATTGGTTACTAGTGTCATAACTTATTTGACACAAtgagtaaattaaatttaagggtCTATTTCAGTTTGTTTTAGATGTTTTAAGCTGGTTTAAGCTGTTTGGTTTTGGTGTTTGTAGGATTCACCAGAGCAGCTAAAGGAGCTGATAAGGAAGACACGAGAGCTAACTGATAAACCCTTTGGGGTTGGTGTTCTTTTGCCATTCCCTCACAAGGAGAACATAAAGGCTATATTGGAAGAAAAGGTGGCTGTTCTGCAAGTAGCGTGGGGTGAATGCTCCAAGGAGCTTGTTTTAGAAGCTCATAATGCTGGGGTCATGGTTGTTCCTCAAGTGAGTATCATGCTTTCCCCTTTGTTCCATTGGTAAACATGGTTATGTTCTATGTTACTCTGATAAGGGTCGGACACGGATATGTGGCTGACCAAGAACCTTTTCTTATGAGACATATTGTTGCCTTTATGTAAATCTAGGTTACCATGACTCTGTATTTCAGTCTAAGACTTTGTGTCTGACACTTATATTAGGACATGGTTATGAGGAATGATCCTACAAGGACCTTTAAATACAAGAAAAAGAATATACATGTACCGGATATGAATACAACACTCACAcccaaatatatgtatatgtttagtCTCTGATTTTGCTTCCTCATAGACCATCTCATGAGCTAAATGTAACTACATTGAAGGTTGGGAGTCTTGAGGAAGCAAAAAAAGTAATTGATGCGGGTGTAGACGCGATTATCGTTCAAGGCCATGAAGCTGGAGGGCACGTACTTGGACAGGTTTGAGCATTTCTTAAGCTCTATTACATTGCAAGGTTTCAACTGTACAATCAATATACCGGAGCTTCTTACTTTCCAAAATTCATAACCCTGTTTATGTGTTCCTCAATACCATAAAACTTTGCAACACtgaaagtttggggtaaaaaggTTGATGTTTTTACCATTTTCAGGATGGTCTAATTTCATTATTGCCACCAGTGGTTGACGCAGTGGCTGATCATGATATTCCGGTAATTGCTGCTGGGGGCATTGTAGATGCTCGTGGTTACGTTGCTGCCTTGGCTCTTGGTGCTAAAGGCATTTGCATGGGAACTAGGTTTGAACCATCTTATTATAATCTCAAGATTTGGCTTTCATTTGGTGCTCGGATTTTATTACCTCATTCATGcatataaaatcatctcatCTCTTGGTgttctatattttctttttccatgttTTAAAATGGAATGTAATGATTTGCTATGGTTCGCAGTTTGTTCATAGATTTGTTAAGCCTTCACTGGACTTCTGCTCTTGCTTGAACATGATTGTACAAGACATTTGCAGGTTTCTTGCAACTCAAGAAAGCTATGCTCACCCAACATACAAACAGAAACTGATCGAACACGATGAAACCGAGTACACCGATATCTTCGGCAGAGCACTCTGGCCCGGTGCACCACAGCGTGTCCTGCGAACACCGTTCGTCTGTGACTGGAAATCCCTTCCTGCTCATGAAAATGAAAGTAATCAGCCTGTCATCGGTCGATCACTAATACATGGCATGGTCAGAATCTAAATACTCTATTCGAATCAGGATAACATTGGAATGATAGTTTTCTGAATGAATTCTAAGCTTTCAGTTTCTAAATGTTCTTCAACAGGAAACCGAAATCCAACGCTTTTCTGCTTCAGATCCCAATCCAACAACAACAGGAGAGATCGAAAACATGGCACTCTATGCAGGCCAAAGTGTTGGCCTAATCAAGGAGATTCTTCCTGCTGGAGAAGTAGTGAAGAGACTGGTTGAAGGGGCTCAACATTTGATCCGCCAAAGATTTAATGAGGACTCGGTCTAAAAATCCATTTGTAAACATATATTGCACTTTGTTTATGTGAGAGTGTTTTTAAAGCTTGGTTGGTGAAGCTGTTACAGCATTTTAATGTatgaaataaatctaaagaGACTAATATAATGCAGGAAAGAAAGCTGTaccaagatttttttttcctcatttcTCCTTTAAGAAATATGAATTACACCATTTAACAGGTTCATATCCAAAATTATATCTACTTTACATCTTTAATGGAGGAAAAAAAGAGTTTGCGAGAAGTGGTGCACCAGCGAGCGTACGAAGCATGGAGATTAGGCCAGTCGGAGGATGGGAAATACGTGAAATTGTGAAGCCAAAGTGAAAGCACTTGCTCTTGCTCCTCGTGTTGTAACATGTCGATGGCGTCTTCCAATATCTTCTCGAGCTCGGCTCTTTCACTTAGGCTCAACACCGGTATGTCGGTGCCATTGTTACCTCTGCATAGGAATGGCAGCCATGTAATTAGCATCTTCATCTTTGTTTGCCTCAACCTCTCTTTGTTGCCTCCTTCAGTCTCTTCCAAACCTATATCCTTCATTTGCCTGAATAAGAAtgctgcaaaaaaaaaaaaaaaaaatatatatatatacatatatgtatatactttttGAGTTAACACTACCCGTAGTTCtttcttaattaataaataaaattctaatttataaataaaaaataatataagctcAAACCAGATTGAGCTAAATCCattattaagtttaaaaatagtaatGGGAGAAACGAACGTACCCGAAACCTTAACGAGGGAACCTTGAACCCGGTTTTCAGCCACAACCGAAAGCTGAGCCAAATTCGAAGCCGACGCCCATCTCTCAACAGCCTCTTCCTCAAATCCACAACCAACCAATTTCTGCGTTAACCAAAGCAGCTCAGCCGCCAACTTCTCCGCCGAATTCCCCAAACAGCTACTCACATCCTCCATCACTCTCCCGCTCCACACTCCATCCCGAACCGTCCGG
The sequence above is a segment of the Gossypium raimondii isolate GPD5lz chromosome 4, ASM2569854v1, whole genome shotgun sequence genome. Coding sequences within it:
- the LOC105779948 gene encoding uncharacterized protein LOC105779948, whose protein sequence is MGWKGILGFDYGIVLAPMGHDIAGPELVAAVANAGALALLHAPEWDSPEQLKELIRKTRELTDKPFGVGVLLPFPHKENIKAILEEKVAVLQVAWGECSKELVLEAHNAGVMVVPQVGSLEEAKKVIDAGVDAIIVQGHEAGGHVLGQDGLISLLPPVVDAVADHDIPVIAAGGIVDARGYVAALALGAKGICMGTRFLATQESYAHPTYKQKLIEHDETEYTDIFGRALWPGAPQRVLRTPFVCDWKSLPAHENESNQPVIGRSLIHGMETEIQRFSASDPNPTTTGEIENMALYAGQSVGLIKEILPAGEVVKRLVEGAQHLIRQRFNEDSV
- the LOC105779947 gene encoding uncharacterized protein LOC105779947, yielding MGMMENSATVMAPLLLRNTVKSVLIYADKSLLNLAGKYKLLEIIRYLIVTAFLFFLRLFLSFFPSNYLHSLKSDDGYTFKPTQSSYIADSGIGDSGIGRSLWQLLVSVNDIPVSSTKYGIVRSLAERLIEGNNREDVEALREVNRRVLSAAFSRTICRVEAALIELGTGSGQFRLDRVFRTVRDGVWSGRVMEDVSSCLGNSAEKLAAELLWLTQKLVGCGFEEEAVERWASASNLAQLSVVAENRVQGSLVKVSAFLFRQMKDIGLEETEGGNKERLRQTKMKMLITWLPFLCRGNNGTDIPVLSLSERAELEKILEDAIDMLQHEEQEQVLSLWLHNFTYFPSSDWPNLHASYARWCTTSRKLFFSSIKDVK